One genomic region from Lineus longissimus chromosome 6, tnLinLong1.2, whole genome shotgun sequence encodes:
- the LOC135488942 gene encoding G-protein coupled receptor dmsr-1-like isoform X2 encodes MSAAVIYRNVNSSGFEYPQVFNTTVIPLQEGDGNFSYEKPSGLLRFSEEYMKYHGYFSAIVCAFGIFANLANIIVLTRKNMISSTNWILMWLAVADLLTMMSYFPVSIHFYVLRDPMLSFPETKSIDWIRFLLFHSSFTIVCHTIAIWLTITLAIFRYVFICFPTRGSQLCTLQRAKLAIFLVCFSTVIVCVPNFMTNDIDFSRHSRIFNASDPVYTIQLTALAAEHDIIVKINYWVQAIIVKLIPCFLLTCLTIMLILAMHNANKRRQKLKSQGRKDDSDRAREHNRTTGMLLAIVVLFLITELPQGIITLLNSFDEKWYRDVYLPLGDLWDIMALLNNSINFVLYCTMSRVFRDTFVKVFCGCCPERRPGWLKLRTFEHKNVNNDPTTTSTTTSSI; translated from the coding sequence ATGAGTGCAGCCGTCATTTACCGTAATGTCAACTCGAGCGGGTTTGAGTACCCGCAAGTGTTCAACACAACCGTCATCCCGTTGCAGGAAGGTGACGGCAACTTCAGTTACGAAAAGCCAAGTGGTTTATTACGCTTCAGTGAAGAATACATGAAATATCATGGCTACTTCAGCGCCATAGTATGTGCATTCGGAATATTCGCAAACCTGGCGAATATCATTGTGTTGACGCGAAAAAATATGATATCATCAACGAACTGGATTCTGATGTGGCTAGCGGTTGCCGACCTGCTTACAATGATGTCATACTTCCCAGTGTCCATTCATTTCTACGTCCTGCGGGATCCAATGTTGAGTTTCCCAGAAACCAAGAGTATTGACTGGATTCGTTTTCTATTGTTTCACAGCAGTTTTACTATTGTCTGCCACACTATAGCCATCTGGTTGACCATCACGCTTGCCATCTTCCGTTATGTTTTTATCTGTTTCCCAACACGAGGATCACAGCTGTGTACTCTACAGCGCGCCAAACTGGCCATTTTCTTGGTATGCTTCTCAACCGTGATAGTCTGTGTTCCAAATTTTATGACaaacgatatagatttttcaagACATTCAAGAATATTCAACGCATCGGACCCTGTGTACACAATACAACTAACTGCTTTAGCTGCGGAACATGATATCATTGTAAAGATAAACTACTGGGTGCAGGCAATAATTGTCAAACTTATTCCATGCTTTCTGCTGACTTGCCTAACCATCATGTTAATCTTAGCAATGCACAATGCCAATAAGCGGCGTCAGAAACTCAAATCTCAGGGTCGTAAGGACGATTCTGACCGAGCGCGGGAACACAACCGAACGACAGGCATGCTGCTGGCGATCGTCGTACTCTTCCTGATAACTGAACTTCCGCAAGGCATCATTACGTTACTCAACAGCTTTGACGAAAAGTGGTACAGAGACGTCTACCTACCACTAGGAGATCTTTGGGATATTATGGCGCTTTTGAACAACTCGATAAACTTCGTCTTGTACTGTACGATGAGTCGAGTATTTCGGGATACGTTTGTGAAAGTCTTCTGTGGCTGCTGTCCAGAACGCCGGCCGGGATGGCTAAAACTACGGACATTCGAGCATAAAAATGTAAATAATGATCCCACCACCACCAGTACCACTACAAGTAGTATTTAG
- the LOC135489580 gene encoding prolyl 4-hydroxylase subunit alpha-1-like: protein MVQPLKMHLPVCSWLTFCLVIVHISVSDAETFSSIQSITESFRHEAKMMSEIYDSLQQVSPGNDTYGVTQFRMFINDTKRFFEQFKDEEHVETYLKHPINIYHFIRRCAVEWVKRTLPLIKAQDATISNIYEKLKTTFDEDRLWPRREDLVGVSLSLIRLQVTYLLDFKELATGTLNGTKTDPLTVDELHEIAMVALEKWKPKKAILWLNETAQIIRDGDDFRYAFIYLYRFHRQMAEIHEKFGDYETAVRVAKELVAFDPANVAATNYLASLKEKAGALQSLALTDKSAKSDTKYEALCRGDLEKPPAEVKELKCYFRRSAIPYRPTKVELINLTPEMLIYHDIIYKDEIDRIKEFSKQHLKRSKITTMAEDGIDTSDMRVSRHAWFNIKDSTMEKVYRRVEEITGLGTELNSVADHPYNEDMQVVNYGPGGFYTPHHDFFYPPDHHIAWDTLLDDDRYATLLFYLEDVHIGGATAFPTAEARVPAVKGSAAFWWNMHRNGTSDARTLHAGCPVQIGSKWIGTIWFRYVAQWSHRPCTTNNYE, encoded by the coding sequence ATGGTTCAACCCCTCAAAATGCATCTTCCCGTTTGCTCGTGGTTGACCTTTTGTCTAGTAATTGTCCATATTTCTGTGTCTGATGCGGAGACATTTTCATCAATTCAGTCAATCACCGAATCGTTCCGACACGAAGCGAAGATGATGTCCGAGATCTATGACTCTCTGCAGCAGGTGAGCCCAGGGAATGATACGTACGGAGTCACGCAATTCCGGATGTTCATCAACGATACTAAGAGGTTTTTCGAGCAATTCAAGGACGAAGAGCACGTGGAAACATATCTGAAACATCCCATCAACATCTATCACTTCATACGAAGGTGTGCCGTGGAATGGGTAAAACGCACGCTCCCATTAATCAAGGCACAAGACGCAACAATCTCCAATATTTACGAAAAGCTGAAGACAACTTTCGACGAGGACCGACTATGGCCACGCAGAGAAGACTTAGTCGGAGTGTCTTTAAGCCTGATTCGCCTCCAAGTGACCTACCTACTTGACTTCAAGGAATTAGCCACTGGGACTCTGAATGGGACGAAAACGGATCCCCTAACTGTCGACGAGCTGCATGAAATCGCCATGGTTGCTTTGGAGAAATGGAAGCCAAAGAAAGCGATACTGTGGTTAAACGAAACTGCTCAGATAATAAGGGATGGGGATGACTTTCGATATGCCTTCATATATTTGTATAGATTCCATCGACAGATGGCGGAGATTCATGAAAAGTTCGGCGATTATGAAACGGCTGTTAGGGTAGCTAAAGAACTAGTAGCGTTCGATCCGGCCAATGTCGCTGCTACGAATTACTTGGCTTCTCTAAAGGAGAAGGCAGGCGCTCTCCAGTCACTGGCCTTGACGGATAAGAGTGCTAAGTCAGATACCAAATACGAGGCATTGTGCAGGGGAGATCTCGAAAAGCCGCCTGCTGAGGTGAAGGAACTTAAATGTTATTTTAGGAGATCGGCCATACCCTATCGGCCGACGAAGGTAGAATTGATCAACCTGACGCCAGAGATGCTAATTTACCACGACATAATATACAAGGACGAGATAGATCGGATTAAAGAATTCTCGAAGCAACATCTGAAGCGATCAAAGATAACCACAATGGCTGAGGACGGTATTGACACGAGCGACATGCGCGTTAGTCGACATGCCTGGTTTAATATCAAAGATTCGACAATGGAAAAGGTTTACCGCCGGGTTGAGGAGATCACTGGCCTCGGGACTGAGCTCAATTCTGTGGCAGATCATCCTTATAACGAGGACATGCAAGTTGTAAACTACGGTCCAGGAGGCTTTTACACACCCCATCATGACTTTTTCTATCCACCAGACCATCATATCGCATGGGATACCTTACTTGACGATGACCGATACGCAACTCTGCTATTTTACCTCGAAGACGTTCATATAGGCGGTGCAACTGCGTTTCCTACTGCTGAAGCACGTGTGCCAGCTGTGAAAGGAAGCGCCGCTTTTTGGTGGAACATGCACCGTAATGGTACTTCGGATGCAAGGACACTTCATGCTGGATGTCCCGTACAGATTGGATCGAAGTGGATTGGCACCATATGGTTTCGTTACGTAGCGCAGTGGTCTCACAGGCCGTGCACCACTAATAACTATGAGTAA
- the LOC135488942 gene encoding G-protein coupled receptor dmsr-1-like isoform X1, translating to MSAAVIYRNVNSSGFEYPQVFNTTVIPLQEGDGNFSYEKPSGLLRFSEEYMKYHGYFSAIVCAFGIFANLANIIVLTRKNMISSTNWILMWLAVADLLTMMSYFPVSIHFYVLRDPMLSFPETKSIDWIRFLLFHSSFTIVCHTIAIWLTITLAIFRYVFICFPTRGSQLCTLQRAKLAIFLVCFSTVIVCVPNFMTNDIDFSRHSRIFNASDPVYTIQLTALAAEHDIIVKINYWVQAIIVKLIPCFLLTCLTIMLILAMHNANKRRQKLKSQGRKDDSDRAREHNRTTGMLLAIVVLFLITELPQGIITLLNSFDEKWYRDVYLPLGDLWDIMALLNNSINFVLYCTMSRVFRDTFVKVFCGCCPERRPGWLKLRTFEHKNGIPMKSMNSNRTNKDCDGSTVNTQLAAPNGE from the exons ATGAGTGCAGCCGTCATTTACCGTAATGTCAACTCGAGCGGGTTTGAGTACCCGCAAGTGTTCAACACAACCGTCATCCCGTTGCAGGAAGGTGACGGCAACTTCAGTTACGAAAAGCCAAGTGGTTTATTACGCTTCAGTGAAGAATACATGAAATATCATGGCTACTTCAGCGCCATAGTATGTGCATTCGGAATATTCGCAAACCTGGCGAATATCATTGTGTTGACGCGAAAAAATATGATATCATCAACGAACTGGATTCTGATGTGGCTAGCGGTTGCCGACCTGCTTACAATGATGTCATACTTCCCAGTGTCCATTCATTTCTACGTCCTGCGGGATCCAATGTTGAGTTTCCCAGAAACCAAGAGTATTGACTGGATTCGTTTTCTATTGTTTCACAGCAGTTTTACTATTGTCTGCCACACTATAGCCATCTGGTTGACCATCACGCTTGCCATCTTCCGTTATGTTTTTATCTGTTTCCCAACACGAGGATCACAGCTGTGTACTCTACAGCGCGCCAAACTGGCCATTTTCTTGGTATGCTTCTCAACCGTGATAGTCTGTGTTCCAAATTTTATGACaaacgatatagatttttcaagACATTCAAGAATATTCAACGCATCGGACCCTGTGTACACAATACAACTAACTGCTTTAGCTGCGGAACATGATATCATTGTAAAGATAAACTACTGGGTGCAGGCAATAATTGTCAAACTTATTCCATGCTTTCTGCTGACTTGCCTAACCATCATGTTAATCTTAGCAATGCACAATGCCAATAAGCGGCGTCAGAAACTCAAATCTCAGGGTCGTAAGGACGATTCTGACCGAGCGCGGGAACACAACCGAACGACAGGCATGCTGCTGGCGATCGTCGTACTCTTCCTGATAACTGAACTTCCGCAAGGCATCATTACGTTACTCAACAGCTTTGACGAAAAGTGGTACAGAGACGTCTACCTACCACTAGGAGATCTTTGGGATATTATGGCGCTTTTGAACAACTCGATAAACTTCGTCTTGTACTGTACGATGAGTCGAGTATTTCGGGATACGTTTGTGAAAGTCTTCTGTGGCTGCTGTCCAGAACGCCGGCCGGGATGGCTAAAACTACGGACATTCGAGCATAAAAAT GGAATTCCTATGAAGTCTATGAATTCGAATAGGACGAACAAAGATTGTGACGGTAGCACTGTCAACACACAGCTAGCTGCACCAAATGGTGAATGA